A region from the Felis catus isolate Fca126 chromosome F1, F.catus_Fca126_mat1.0, whole genome shotgun sequence genome encodes:
- the ADAM15 gene encoding disintegrin and metalloproteinase domain-containing protein 15 isoform X15, with the protein MRLALLWALGLLGAGSPLSSRTLPDRGGPVEEQTRPERALGGHSEPQIFQDSPTLSLAEMLQTNLPEALRVRLELDGESQTLELLQSRELVPGRPHLMWYRPDGTRVVSEGHTLESCCYQGAVRGHVGSWASVCTCSGLRGLVVLSPERSYTLELGPGDLRAAPIVSRTRDLLLPGRTCGLNWHASVATRAPRERPRGRRHSHMRSRRRRRDVVAETKVIELVLVADHSEAQRYPDLQYLLTRMLKVAFLLDTFFRPLNVRVALVGLEAWSQRDLVEISRDPGLTLHNFLRWRREDLLPRLPHDSAQLVTATSFSGPAVGMAIQNSICSPDFSGGVNMDHSTSVLGVASSIAHELGHSLGLDHDLPGNSCPCPGPAPAKSCIMEASTDFLPGLNFSNCSRRALEEALLEGMGSCLFERQPGLPSMAAVCGNMLVEPGEQCDCGFPDECTDPCCDDFTCQLRPGAQCASGGLCCQDCQLRPAGWQCRPARGDCDLAEFCSGDSPQCPPDVSLGDGEPCAGGQAVCVQGRCASYAQQCQALWGPGAQPAAPRCLLTANTRGDAFGSCGRSPDGSYVSCAPKDAMCGQLQCQGGRARPLRGSARDLHWEILEANGTQPELNCSWVHLDLGNDVAQPLLTLPGTACGPDLVCIDRRCQPVGLLRAQECRSKCHGHGVCDSKGHCRCEEGWAPPDCANRSRATSSLTTGLPLSLLLLVALMLLGASYWHRARLRQRLCQLKGPSCQYRAAQSGPPERPGPPQRVLLMPGAKAQKQSPACSGEGQSPRGGSAELSELAKLVV; encoded by the exons ATGCGGCTGGCGCTGCTCTgggccctggggctcctgggcgcAGGCAGCCCCCTGTCCTCCCGGACGCTCCCGGATCGAG GTGGCCCTGTGGAGGAGCAGACAAGGCCAGAGAGGGCCCTGGGTGGACACTCGGAGCCCCAGATCTTTCAAGACAGCCCCACACTCAGCCTAGCGGAGATGCTCCAG ACCAATCTGCCTGAGGCTCTGCGGGTCAGATTGGAATTGGACGGTGAGAGTCAAACCCTGGAGCTGCTGCAGAGCAG GGAGCTGGTCCCAGGCCGCCCACACCTGATGTGGTACCGGCCCGACGGCACCCGTGTGGTCAGCGAGGGACACACTCTG GAGAGCTGCTGCTACCAGGGAGCGGTACGGGGCCACGTGGGCTCCTGGGCGTCGGTGTGCACCTGCTCAGGGCTCAG GGGTCTGGTGGTCCTGTCCCCCGAGAGAAGCTACACCTTGGAGCTGGGGCCCGGGGACCTGCGAGCCGCCCCCATCGTCTCCCGGACCCGAGACCTCCTCCTGCCAGGCCGCACCTGTGGGTTGAACTGGCACGCGTCTGTGGCCACGCGGGCTCCCCGGGAGCGGCCCCGGGGACGGCGCCACAGCCACATGCGCAGTCGTCGG CGGAGGCGGGACGTGGTGGCAGAGACCAAGGTTATTGAGCTGGTGCTCGTAGCCGACCATTCTGAG GCCCAGAGGTACCCGGACTTGCAGTACCTGCTGACCCGCATGCTGAAGGTGGCCTTTCTCCTGGACACC TTCTTCCGGCCCCTGAACGTCCGGGTGGCGCTGGTGGGCCTGGAGGCCTGGAGCCAGCGTGACCTGGTGGAGATCAGCCGGGACCCCGGCCTCACGCTGCACAACTTCCTGCGCTGGCGGCGGGAAGACTTACTGCCTCGACTGCCCCACGACAGCGCCCAGCTCGTGAC TGCCACCTCGTTCTCCGGGCCCGCGGTGGGCATGGCCATTCAGAATTCCATCTGCTCTCCTGACTTCTCGGGGGGTGTGAACATG GACCACTCCACCAGCGTCCTGGGGGTTGCGTCCTCCATAGCTCACGAGCTGGGCCACAGCCTGGGCCTGGACCACGACTTGCCAGGGAACAGCTGCCCCTGCCCGGGCCCGGCCCCGGCCAAGAGCTGCATCATGGAGGCCTCCACAGA CTTCCTGCCAGGCCTCAACTTCAGCAACTGCAGCCGGCGGGCCCTGGAGGAGGCTCTCCTGGAGGGGATGGGCAGCTGCCTCTTCGAACGGCAGCCCGGCCTGCCCTCTATGGCCGCGGTCTGCGGAAATATGTTGGTGGAGCCGGGCGAGCAGTGTGACTGTGGCTTCCCGGAC GAATGCACCGACCCCTGTTGCGATGACTTCACCTGTCAGCTGAGGCCTGGGGCGCAGTGTGCGTCCGGTGGGCTCTGTTGTCAGGATTGCCAG CTGCGCCCAGCCGGCTGGCAGTGCCGCCCCGCCAGAGGGGACTGTGACCTCGCGGAGTTCTGCTCGGGAGACAGCCCCCAGTGCCCTCCTGACGTCAGCCTGGGGGACGGCGAGCCGTGCGCGGGGGGCCAGGCTGTGTGCGTGCAGGGGCGCTGCGCTTCCTATGCCCAGCAGTGCCAGGCTCTCTGGGGACCCGGGGCCCAGCCCGCTGCACCGCGCTGCCTCCTTACCGCCAATACGAGAGGCGATGCCTTCGGGAGCTGTGGACGCAGCCCTGATGGCAGCTACGTGTCCTGTGCCCCTAA AGACGCCATGTGCGGGCAGCTCCAGTGCCAGGGGGGTCGGGCCCGGCCGCTGCGGGGCTCAGCCCGGGATCTGCACTGGGAGATACTAGAGGCCAACGGGACCCAGCCGGAGTTGAACTGCAGCTGGGTCCACCTGGACCTGGGCAATGACGTGGCCCAGCCCCTCCTGACTCTGCCCGGCACAGCCTGTGGTCCTGACCTG GTGTGCATTGACCGTCGATGTCAGCCCGTGGGTCTCCTGAGAGCGCAGGAATGTCGAAGCAAGTGCCATGGGCACGGG GTCTGCGACAGCAAAGGACACTGCCGCTGCGAGGAGGGCTGGGCGCCGCCGGACTGCGCCAACcgcagcagag CAACCAGCTCCCTGACCACAGGGCTGCCCCTCAGCCTCCTGCTGTTGGTGGCCCTGATGCTCCTGGGCGCCAGCTACTGGCACCGTGCCCGCCTGCGCCAACGGCTCTGTCAGCTCAAAGGCCCCAGCTGCCAGTACAG GGCAGCCCAGTCTGGTCCCCCAGAACGCCCAGGACCCCCGCAGAGGGTCCTGCTGATGCCAGGTGCCAAG GCCCAGAAGCAGAGTCCAgcctgcagtggggaggggcagtcaCCTAGAGGAGGGTCCGCTGAGCTCTCTGAGCTGGCCAAGCTGGTGGTTTGA
- the ADAM15 gene encoding disintegrin and metalloproteinase domain-containing protein 15 isoform X18 has protein sequence MRLALLWALGLLGAGSPLSSRTLPDRGGPVEEQTRPERALGGHSEPQIFQDSPTLSLAEMLQTNLPEALRVRLELDGESQTLELLQSRELVPGRPHLMWYRPDGTRVVSEGHTLESCCYQGAVRGHVGSWASVCTCSGLRGLVVLSPERSYTLELGPGDLRAAPIVSRTRDLLLPGRTCGLNWHASVATRAPRERPRGRRHSHMRSRRRRRDVVAETKVIELVLVADHSEAQRYPDLQYLLTRMLKVAFLLDTFFRPLNVRVALVGLEAWSQRDLVEISRDPGLTLHNFLRWRREDLLPRLPHDSAQLVTATSFSGPAVGMAIQNSICSPDFSGGVNMDHSTSVLGVASSIAHELGHSLGLDHDLPGNSCPCPGPAPAKSCIMEASTDFLPGLNFSNCSRRALEEALLEGMGSCLFERQPGLPSMAAVCGNMLVEPGEQCDCGFPDECTDPCCDDFTCQLRPGAQCASGGLCCQDCQLRPAGWQCRPARGDCDLAEFCSGDSPQCPPDVSLGDGEPCAGGQAVCVQGRCASYAQQCQALWGPGAQPAAPRCLLTANTRGDAFGSCGRSPDGSYVSCAPKDAMCGQLQCQGGRARPLRGSARDLHWEILEANGTQPELNCSWVHLDLGNDVAQPLLTLPGTACGPDLVCIDRRCQPVGLLRAQECRSKCHGHGELLKSWDTGTGPSLLSLYP, from the exons ATGCGGCTGGCGCTGCTCTgggccctggggctcctgggcgcAGGCAGCCCCCTGTCCTCCCGGACGCTCCCGGATCGAG GTGGCCCTGTGGAGGAGCAGACAAGGCCAGAGAGGGCCCTGGGTGGACACTCGGAGCCCCAGATCTTTCAAGACAGCCCCACACTCAGCCTAGCGGAGATGCTCCAG ACCAATCTGCCTGAGGCTCTGCGGGTCAGATTGGAATTGGACGGTGAGAGTCAAACCCTGGAGCTGCTGCAGAGCAG GGAGCTGGTCCCAGGCCGCCCACACCTGATGTGGTACCGGCCCGACGGCACCCGTGTGGTCAGCGAGGGACACACTCTG GAGAGCTGCTGCTACCAGGGAGCGGTACGGGGCCACGTGGGCTCCTGGGCGTCGGTGTGCACCTGCTCAGGGCTCAG GGGTCTGGTGGTCCTGTCCCCCGAGAGAAGCTACACCTTGGAGCTGGGGCCCGGGGACCTGCGAGCCGCCCCCATCGTCTCCCGGACCCGAGACCTCCTCCTGCCAGGCCGCACCTGTGGGTTGAACTGGCACGCGTCTGTGGCCACGCGGGCTCCCCGGGAGCGGCCCCGGGGACGGCGCCACAGCCACATGCGCAGTCGTCGG CGGAGGCGGGACGTGGTGGCAGAGACCAAGGTTATTGAGCTGGTGCTCGTAGCCGACCATTCTGAG GCCCAGAGGTACCCGGACTTGCAGTACCTGCTGACCCGCATGCTGAAGGTGGCCTTTCTCCTGGACACC TTCTTCCGGCCCCTGAACGTCCGGGTGGCGCTGGTGGGCCTGGAGGCCTGGAGCCAGCGTGACCTGGTGGAGATCAGCCGGGACCCCGGCCTCACGCTGCACAACTTCCTGCGCTGGCGGCGGGAAGACTTACTGCCTCGACTGCCCCACGACAGCGCCCAGCTCGTGAC TGCCACCTCGTTCTCCGGGCCCGCGGTGGGCATGGCCATTCAGAATTCCATCTGCTCTCCTGACTTCTCGGGGGGTGTGAACATG GACCACTCCACCAGCGTCCTGGGGGTTGCGTCCTCCATAGCTCACGAGCTGGGCCACAGCCTGGGCCTGGACCACGACTTGCCAGGGAACAGCTGCCCCTGCCCGGGCCCGGCCCCGGCCAAGAGCTGCATCATGGAGGCCTCCACAGA CTTCCTGCCAGGCCTCAACTTCAGCAACTGCAGCCGGCGGGCCCTGGAGGAGGCTCTCCTGGAGGGGATGGGCAGCTGCCTCTTCGAACGGCAGCCCGGCCTGCCCTCTATGGCCGCGGTCTGCGGAAATATGTTGGTGGAGCCGGGCGAGCAGTGTGACTGTGGCTTCCCGGAC GAATGCACCGACCCCTGTTGCGATGACTTCACCTGTCAGCTGAGGCCTGGGGCGCAGTGTGCGTCCGGTGGGCTCTGTTGTCAGGATTGCCAG CTGCGCCCAGCCGGCTGGCAGTGCCGCCCCGCCAGAGGGGACTGTGACCTCGCGGAGTTCTGCTCGGGAGACAGCCCCCAGTGCCCTCCTGACGTCAGCCTGGGGGACGGCGAGCCGTGCGCGGGGGGCCAGGCTGTGTGCGTGCAGGGGCGCTGCGCTTCCTATGCCCAGCAGTGCCAGGCTCTCTGGGGACCCGGGGCCCAGCCCGCTGCACCGCGCTGCCTCCTTACCGCCAATACGAGAGGCGATGCCTTCGGGAGCTGTGGACGCAGCCCTGATGGCAGCTACGTGTCCTGTGCCCCTAA AGACGCCATGTGCGGGCAGCTCCAGTGCCAGGGGGGTCGGGCCCGGCCGCTGCGGGGCTCAGCCCGGGATCTGCACTGGGAGATACTAGAGGCCAACGGGACCCAGCCGGAGTTGAACTGCAGCTGGGTCCACCTGGACCTGGGCAATGACGTGGCCCAGCCCCTCCTGACTCTGCCCGGCACAGCCTGTGGTCCTGACCTG GTGTGCATTGACCGTCGATGTCAGCCCGTGGGTCTCCTGAGAGCGCAGGAATGTCGAAGCAAGTGCCATGGGCACGGG GAGCTCCTGAAAAGCTGGGACACGGGAACGGGCCCCTCGTTACTCAGCCTGTACCCCTAG
- the ADAM15 gene encoding disintegrin and metalloproteinase domain-containing protein 15 isoform X14, translating to MRLALLWALGLLGAGSPLSSRTLPDRGGPVEEQTRPERALGGHSEPQIFQDSPTLSLAEMLQTNLPEALRVRLELDGESQTLELLQSRELVPGRPHLMWYRPDGTRVVSEGHTLESCCYQGAVRGHVGSWASVCTCSGLRGLVVLSPERSYTLELGPGDLRAAPIVSRTRDLLLPGRTCGLNWHASVATRAPRERPRGRRHSHMRSRRRRRDVVAETKVIELVLVADHSEAQRYPDLQYLLTRMLKVAFLLDTFFRPLNVRVALVGLEAWSQRDLVEISRDPGLTLHNFLRWRREDLLPRLPHDSAQLVTATSFSGPAVGMAIQNSICSPDFSGGVNMDHSTSVLGVASSIAHELGHSLGLDHDLPGNSCPCPGPAPAKSCIMEASTDFLPGLNFSNCSRRALEEALLEGMGSCLFERQPGLPSMAAVCGNMLVEPGEQCDCGFPDECTDPCCDDFTCQLRPGAQCASGGLCCQDCQLRPAGWQCRPARGDCDLAEFCSGDSPQCPPDVSLGDGEPCAGGQAVCVQGRCASYAQQCQALWGPGAQPAAPRCLLTANTRGDAFGSCGRSPDGSYVSCAPKDAMCGQLQCQGGRARPLRGSARDLHWEILEANGTQPELNCSWVHLDLGNDVAQPLLTLPGTACGPDLVCIDRRCQPVGLLRAQECRSKCHGHGVCDSKGHCRCEEGWAPPDCANRSRATSSLTTGLPLSLLLLVALMLLGASYWHRARLRQRLCQLKGPSCQYRAAQSGPPERPGPPQRVLLMPGAKAELADRPNPPTRPLPADPVVRHPKVSLETEVTSEAGPTSWCSPTTRWAP from the exons ATGCGGCTGGCGCTGCTCTgggccctggggctcctgggcgcAGGCAGCCCCCTGTCCTCCCGGACGCTCCCGGATCGAG GTGGCCCTGTGGAGGAGCAGACAAGGCCAGAGAGGGCCCTGGGTGGACACTCGGAGCCCCAGATCTTTCAAGACAGCCCCACACTCAGCCTAGCGGAGATGCTCCAG ACCAATCTGCCTGAGGCTCTGCGGGTCAGATTGGAATTGGACGGTGAGAGTCAAACCCTGGAGCTGCTGCAGAGCAG GGAGCTGGTCCCAGGCCGCCCACACCTGATGTGGTACCGGCCCGACGGCACCCGTGTGGTCAGCGAGGGACACACTCTG GAGAGCTGCTGCTACCAGGGAGCGGTACGGGGCCACGTGGGCTCCTGGGCGTCGGTGTGCACCTGCTCAGGGCTCAG GGGTCTGGTGGTCCTGTCCCCCGAGAGAAGCTACACCTTGGAGCTGGGGCCCGGGGACCTGCGAGCCGCCCCCATCGTCTCCCGGACCCGAGACCTCCTCCTGCCAGGCCGCACCTGTGGGTTGAACTGGCACGCGTCTGTGGCCACGCGGGCTCCCCGGGAGCGGCCCCGGGGACGGCGCCACAGCCACATGCGCAGTCGTCGG CGGAGGCGGGACGTGGTGGCAGAGACCAAGGTTATTGAGCTGGTGCTCGTAGCCGACCATTCTGAG GCCCAGAGGTACCCGGACTTGCAGTACCTGCTGACCCGCATGCTGAAGGTGGCCTTTCTCCTGGACACC TTCTTCCGGCCCCTGAACGTCCGGGTGGCGCTGGTGGGCCTGGAGGCCTGGAGCCAGCGTGACCTGGTGGAGATCAGCCGGGACCCCGGCCTCACGCTGCACAACTTCCTGCGCTGGCGGCGGGAAGACTTACTGCCTCGACTGCCCCACGACAGCGCCCAGCTCGTGAC TGCCACCTCGTTCTCCGGGCCCGCGGTGGGCATGGCCATTCAGAATTCCATCTGCTCTCCTGACTTCTCGGGGGGTGTGAACATG GACCACTCCACCAGCGTCCTGGGGGTTGCGTCCTCCATAGCTCACGAGCTGGGCCACAGCCTGGGCCTGGACCACGACTTGCCAGGGAACAGCTGCCCCTGCCCGGGCCCGGCCCCGGCCAAGAGCTGCATCATGGAGGCCTCCACAGA CTTCCTGCCAGGCCTCAACTTCAGCAACTGCAGCCGGCGGGCCCTGGAGGAGGCTCTCCTGGAGGGGATGGGCAGCTGCCTCTTCGAACGGCAGCCCGGCCTGCCCTCTATGGCCGCGGTCTGCGGAAATATGTTGGTGGAGCCGGGCGAGCAGTGTGACTGTGGCTTCCCGGAC GAATGCACCGACCCCTGTTGCGATGACTTCACCTGTCAGCTGAGGCCTGGGGCGCAGTGTGCGTCCGGTGGGCTCTGTTGTCAGGATTGCCAG CTGCGCCCAGCCGGCTGGCAGTGCCGCCCCGCCAGAGGGGACTGTGACCTCGCGGAGTTCTGCTCGGGAGACAGCCCCCAGTGCCCTCCTGACGTCAGCCTGGGGGACGGCGAGCCGTGCGCGGGGGGCCAGGCTGTGTGCGTGCAGGGGCGCTGCGCTTCCTATGCCCAGCAGTGCCAGGCTCTCTGGGGACCCGGGGCCCAGCCCGCTGCACCGCGCTGCCTCCTTACCGCCAATACGAGAGGCGATGCCTTCGGGAGCTGTGGACGCAGCCCTGATGGCAGCTACGTGTCCTGTGCCCCTAA AGACGCCATGTGCGGGCAGCTCCAGTGCCAGGGGGGTCGGGCCCGGCCGCTGCGGGGCTCAGCCCGGGATCTGCACTGGGAGATACTAGAGGCCAACGGGACCCAGCCGGAGTTGAACTGCAGCTGGGTCCACCTGGACCTGGGCAATGACGTGGCCCAGCCCCTCCTGACTCTGCCCGGCACAGCCTGTGGTCCTGACCTG GTGTGCATTGACCGTCGATGTCAGCCCGTGGGTCTCCTGAGAGCGCAGGAATGTCGAAGCAAGTGCCATGGGCACGGG GTCTGCGACAGCAAAGGACACTGCCGCTGCGAGGAGGGCTGGGCGCCGCCGGACTGCGCCAACcgcagcagag CAACCAGCTCCCTGACCACAGGGCTGCCCCTCAGCCTCCTGCTGTTGGTGGCCCTGATGCTCCTGGGCGCCAGCTACTGGCACCGTGCCCGCCTGCGCCAACGGCTCTGTCAGCTCAAAGGCCCCAGCTGCCAGTACAG GGCAGCCCAGTCTGGTCCCCCAGAACGCCCAGGACCCCCGCAGAGGGTCCTGCTGATGCCAGGTGCCAAG gCTGAGCTGGCTGACCGACCCAATCCCCCCACCCGCCCTCTGCCCGCTGACCCGGTGGTGAGGCACCCTAAG GTTTCTTTGGAGACAGAGGTGACCTCTGAAGCCGGCCCCACAAGCTGGTGTTCCCCAACAACCAGGTGGGCACCATGA